CCGATGTCGAGCCCTACTTCGCGGCGGCGCGGGAGTGGCTCGCGGGCCATCGCTGTTTCGAGGAGACCGGGGCCCCCGAGCTGGCGGCGGCTTCCGAGGCGACGAACTACGCCGTCAAGTATGCGAAGCAGGGGCGGACCCTCTGCTTCTGCGTCTTCAGCCGGACGGCCGATCCTCCTCCGCCCGCGCCTCTTCCCCCGATGGCGGCGCCGGGTTGCGGCGGTAGGTGCCCTTCTCTCTCGTCAGAAGCTTCGCCATGATCAGCTCCCGGCGGAGCGTGCAGAAGTCGCCGTGGAATCCGGAGAGGATCTCGTTCACCTCGGACTCCTTGTAGTCCCGACCCGCCTCGAATGATCGGGCCAGGATCCGCAGCACGATCTCCCGGCGGCTTCGCCGCGCCGGGATCTGCTTCAGCCGCCCCCCATCGAAGAATCGCCTCCGGATCTGCTCTTCCGCCCCCTCGGTTCTACCGGAGGGCCGGTTGGAGACGCTCTTCAGCCAGGCGCGCAGCTCCCCCTCCTCGATCCTCCAGTCCTTTCCGATCTTGTAGGCAGGTATCTCGCCCGCGAGCAGCTTCCTGACCAAGACCTGATGGTTGAGCTTCAGAAGGGTCGCCACTTCCGCTGCCGTATAGAAACGCATCTCCTGTTGAGGACTTTCAACCATGTAATACCTCCTATAAATAGTATAGAGGATTCTACCGGATTGTCAAGAATATTACAGGACTATAGCGCCACGCTCGCCCACCTGCCTCCAACCCCTTTCGGGCGGGGGCCAGCATGCTAGACTCCCCCGACAGGGGTGGAGGCCATGGACTCAAGGGTCAGCTGGCACGAGTACTTCATGGGGATCGCGCATGTCGTCGCGACCCGATCGACATGCGACCGGAAGAACGTGGGGGCGGTCATCGTGCGGGACCGCACGATCCTCTCGACCGGCTACAACGGCAGCATCCGGGGCATGCCCCATTGCGACGAGGCCGGCCACATGATCGAGAACGGGCACTGCGTCGCCACGATCCACGCCGAGACCAACGCCATCCTCCAGGCCGCGAAGAACGGCGTCCGCATCGACGGGGCCGAGATCTACACGACGGCGAGCCCCTGCTGGAGCTGCTTCAAGATGATCGCGAACGCCGGCATCAGGACGATCTACTTCGGGGAGTTCTACCGCGACGAGCGGATCTTCCGGCACGCCGAGCTTGCCGGGATCGCCCTCGTCGATCTCTCGGGCGGACGCCCCGAGCGGCGATCAGAGGAGACCGGCTAGGCTACAGGAAGGACCCGGCAGGGCCGAAGGGATAGGAAGGTCAACAGAGGGAGGGCGATGTGGACGAGCTGACACGGACGCTGCACGACCAGGGCGATGAGGAAGAGGAAGAGAATACGGACGAGGGGCCTCCCGCGCAGAAGGAAGAGGAGCCGAAGCTGCTCGAGCGACTCCTGAAGACCAGGACGATCCTGATCTCCGAGGAGATCACGGCGGACGTGGCCCGACGCGTCTATCAGAACCTCCTGCTCCTCGAGGCGGCGGATGGGGCCAAGCCGATCACCGTCATCATCAACAGCCCCGGCGGGGAAGCCGACTCGGGATTCGGCCTCTATGACATGCTCCACTTCGTGCGCCCTCCGGTCCGGACCCTCGTCGCCGGCCTTTGCGCCAGCGCGGCGATTCTCGTCTTCATCGCCGCCGAGTCGGGGTCGCGCCTCAGTCTTCCCCACTCCCGCTTTCTCCTGCACCAGCCGTCCTCGGCGAGCTTCGGCCAGGCATCCGATCTCGAGATCGCGGCCAACGAGATCATTCGACTGCGGGACAAGTACAACCATCTCATCAGCGACGCCACGGGCAAGTCCACCGAGACGGTTTCCCACGATGCGGATCGGGACTTCTGGATGGCGGCGCCTCAAGCCGTGGAGTATGGGCTGGTGAGCAGGATCATCACACGGCGGACCGACATGGACGGCGCCTGATACGCCCTATGGGGTCAAAGCGAGCCCCCGGAGCCTGGTTGCGGATCCGGGGGCCCTCGCTTACCTGGAGCTGATCGGGATCGAACCGACGACCTCATGACTGCCAGTCATGCGCTCTCCCAACTGAGCTACAGCCCCATCGCGCGCATGGTCACCGGCCAGTCACGAACCTAGCGACGCGAGGCGTCGACTGTCAATCGAAAAGCCCCTTGCAAACCGCCGCGTCCCGTCGTGTATCCTGTGCGGGCCACGAGCGAATGAGCCGGAGTGGTGAAACTGGCAGACACGCGGGACTCAAAATCCCGTGAGGGCAACCTCGTGTGGGTTCGACTCCCACCTCCGGCAAGTCCGACCCGCGACCGCCCTCGCGTTCGCCTCGCGTCGCAGCGTCCGCCCCGCTTCCCCCGCCCGCAGCTACATGATAGCGTGCGGCCTGTCGTTGACGAGGAGACCGGCTCGTACCGGCGGCCCGGGAGGAGAGATTGTCCCAACTTTGGCTTTGGCTGATCTTCGCCTCGGTGGCGGTACTGACTCTCGGGATCGACCTCGGGGTTCTCCACCGCAGGGCGCACGCCGTCCGGCCGAAAGAGGCCGCCATCTGGAGCGGCGTCTGGGTCACCCTCGCCCTCTCCCTCGGGCTCCTCGTCTTCCTCGTGGAGGGGCACGCCAAAGGGCTCGAGTTCCTCACCGGATATGTGATCGAGCTCTCCCTCTCGGTCGACAACATCTTCGTCTTCGTACTGATCTTCGCCTACTTCGGCGTCCCCGCCGACTACCAGCACAGAGTCCTGTTCTGGGGCATCGTCGGCGCCGTCGTGATGCGCGGCTTCTTCATCTTCTTCGGCATC
The sequence above is a segment of the Candidatus Eisenbacteria bacterium genome. Coding sequences within it:
- a CDS encoding DUF2087 domain-containing protein: MRAWLKSVSNRPSGRTEGAEEQIRRRFFDGGRLKQIPARRSRREIVLRILARSFEAGRDYKESEVNEILSGFHGDFCTLRRELIMAKLLTREKGTYRRNPAPPSGEEARAEEDRPSG
- a CDS encoding ATP-dependent Clp protease proteolytic subunit; the protein is MHDQGDEEEEENTDEGPPAQKEEEPKLLERLLKTRTILISEEITADVARRVYQNLLLLEAADGAKPITVIINSPGGEADSGFGLYDMLHFVRPPVRTLVAGLCASAAILVFIAAESGSRLSLPHSRFLLHQPSSASFGQASDLEIAANEIIRLRDKYNHLISDATGKSTETVSHDADRDFWMAAPQAVEYGLVSRIITRRTDMDGA
- a CDS encoding dCMP deaminase family protein — translated: MDSRVSWHEYFMGIAHVVATRSTCDRKNVGAVIVRDRTILSTGYNGSIRGMPHCDEAGHMIENGHCVATIHAETNAILQAAKNGVRIDGAEIYTTASPCWSCFKMIANAGIRTIYFGEFYRDERIFRHAELAGIALVDLSGGRPERRSEETG